Proteins found in one Paraburkholderia caballeronis genomic segment:
- a CDS encoding class I SAM-dependent methyltransferase: protein MKHHDQVADAFGSTAAAYLTSRVHATGADLERLAATFAATCGNATVLDMGCGAGHASFAVAPHVREVVAYDLAPQMLATVAEAAKERGLASIRTQQGVAEALPFADASFNWAISRMSAHHWRDVRRALAEVRRVLTPGGRLMFIDIAGIDDPLYDTHIQAIELLRDGSHVRDYRANEWLAMLDEAGFDARIDERWRIGIEFGPWVARMRTPHERVVAIRSLWDRAPDEVRQYFDVQPDGSFKLDALQIFATRRD, encoded by the coding sequence ATGAAGCATCACGATCAGGTTGCCGACGCGTTCGGCTCGACCGCCGCCGCGTATCTGACGAGCCGCGTGCACGCGACCGGCGCGGATCTGGAACGGCTCGCGGCGACGTTCGCGGCCACCTGCGGCAACGCGACGGTGCTGGACATGGGCTGCGGCGCGGGCCACGCGAGTTTCGCGGTTGCGCCGCACGTGCGCGAAGTGGTCGCTTACGATCTCGCGCCGCAAATGCTCGCGACGGTCGCCGAAGCCGCGAAGGAGCGCGGCCTCGCGTCGATCCGCACGCAGCAGGGCGTGGCCGAGGCGCTGCCGTTCGCGGACGCGTCGTTCAACTGGGCGATCAGCCGGATGAGCGCCCATCATTGGCGCGACGTGCGCCGCGCGCTCGCGGAGGTGCGGCGCGTGCTGACGCCGGGCGGCCGGCTGATGTTCATCGACATCGCCGGCATCGACGATCCGCTGTACGACACCCACATCCAGGCGATCGAACTGCTGCGCGACGGCTCGCACGTGCGCGACTACCGCGCTAACGAATGGCTCGCGATGCTGGACGAAGCGGGTTTCGACGCGCGGATCGACGAGCGCTGGCGGATCGGCATCGAGTTCGGGCCGTGGGTCGCGCGGATGCGCACGCCCCACGAGCGCGTCGTCGCGATCCGCTCGCTGTGGGACCGCGCGCCGGACGAGGTGAGACAGTATTTCGACGTGCAGCCGGACGGGTCTTTCAAGCTCGACGCGTTGCAGATTTTCGCGACGCGAAGGGACTGA
- a CDS encoding helix-turn-helix transcriptional regulator: protein MTTSFDAADTASSGPAKTLDATPARALGEFIRAHRERLSPQAVGLPPGPRRRTPGLRREEVAQLCGVSPTWYTWIEQGRPVSASADALARIAVALQLSRAERAYLFELAAQRDPAEPDPAAADAPATLLQTVQLVDAPAYVLDRQWDALAWNAHAADLFTGWLDGAHDRNLLRFTFTEPLARALIVDWETRARRLCAEFRADSIRHLNDAPTRTLIDSLIAASDDFARFWASQDVGEREGGRREFNHPRHGPLAYDQITFKPAHREDLKLVVLVRL, encoded by the coding sequence ATGACCACCTCATTCGACGCTGCCGACACGGCTTCGTCCGGCCCCGCGAAAACCCTCGACGCGACACCCGCGCGCGCGCTCGGCGAGTTCATCCGCGCGCATCGCGAGCGGCTGTCGCCGCAGGCGGTCGGGCTGCCGCCCGGCCCGCGCCGCCGCACGCCCGGCCTGCGCCGCGAGGAGGTCGCGCAGTTGTGCGGCGTGAGCCCCACCTGGTACACGTGGATCGAGCAGGGCCGGCCCGTGTCGGCTTCGGCGGACGCGCTCGCGCGGATCGCCGTCGCGCTGCAACTGTCGCGCGCCGAACGCGCGTATCTGTTCGAACTGGCCGCGCAGCGCGATCCGGCCGAGCCGGACCCGGCCGCCGCCGACGCGCCCGCGACGCTGCTGCAGACCGTGCAACTGGTCGATGCGCCGGCCTACGTGCTCGACCGCCAGTGGGACGCGCTCGCGTGGAACGCGCACGCGGCCGACCTGTTCACCGGCTGGCTCGACGGCGCGCACGACCGCAACCTGCTGCGCTTCACGTTCACCGAGCCGCTCGCGCGCGCGCTGATCGTCGATTGGGAAACGCGCGCGCGGCGGCTCTGCGCGGAGTTCCGCGCGGACTCGATCCGCCATCTGAACGACGCGCCGACCCGCACGCTGATCGATTCGCTGATCGCCGCGAGCGACGACTTCGCGCGGTTCTGGGCGTCGCAGGACGTCGGCGAGCGCGAAGGCGGCCGGCGCGAATTCAACCATCCGCGTCACGGTCCGCTCGCGTACGACCAGATCACGTTCAAGCCGGCGCATCGCGAGGATCTGAAGCTCGTCGTGCTCGTGCGGCTTTGA
- the argH gene encoding argininosuccinate lyase, which translates to MTSQLHKKGEAWSARFSEPMSELVKRYTSSVFFDKRLAFVDIEGSLAHASMLAAQKIIAGDDLAAIQRGMAQIKGEIERGEFEWQLDLEDVHLNIEARLTALIGDAGKRLHTGRSRNDQVATDIRLWLRGEIDRIGALLGDLRGALLDLADQHAATILPGFTHLQVAQPVTFGHHLLAYVEMFSRDAERLVDCRKRVNRLPLGAAALAGTSYPIDRFAVAKTLGFDGICANSLDAVSDRDFAIEFTAAAALVMTHVSRFSEELVLWMSPRVGFIDLADRFCTGSSIMPQKKNPDVPELARGKTGRVNGHLMALLTLMKGQPLAYNKDNQEDKEPLFDTVDTVADTLRIFAEMVAGIRVKPDAMRAAALQGFSTATDLADYLVKRGLPFRDAHEAVAHAVRVCVDRNCDLADLTLDEMRAELPAVAQLLGDDVFEVLTLEGSVASRNHPGGTAPEQVRAAIAAARAALNASK; encoded by the coding sequence ATGACGTCCCAACTGCACAAAAAAGGCGAAGCCTGGTCGGCTCGCTTCTCCGAGCCGATGTCGGAACTCGTCAAGCGCTATACGTCGTCCGTCTTCTTCGACAAGCGCCTCGCGTTCGTCGACATCGAAGGGTCGCTCGCGCACGCGTCGATGCTCGCCGCGCAGAAGATCATCGCCGGCGACGACCTCGCTGCGATCCAGCGCGGGATGGCGCAGATCAAGGGCGAAATCGAACGCGGCGAGTTCGAGTGGCAGCTCGACCTGGAGGACGTGCACCTGAACATCGAGGCGCGCCTGACCGCGCTGATCGGCGACGCGGGCAAGCGCCTGCACACCGGCCGCTCGCGCAACGACCAGGTCGCGACCGACATCCGGCTATGGCTGCGCGGCGAGATCGACCGGATCGGCGCACTGCTCGGCGACCTGCGCGGCGCGCTGCTCGACCTCGCGGACCAGCACGCGGCGACCATCCTGCCCGGCTTCACGCACCTTCAGGTCGCGCAGCCGGTCACGTTCGGCCACCACCTGCTCGCGTACGTCGAGATGTTCTCGCGCGACGCGGAGCGCCTCGTCGACTGCCGCAAGCGCGTGAACCGCCTGCCGCTCGGCGCGGCCGCGCTCGCCGGCACGAGCTATCCGATCGACCGTTTCGCGGTCGCGAAGACGCTCGGCTTCGACGGCATCTGCGCGAACTCGCTCGACGCGGTGTCCGACCGCGACTTCGCGATCGAATTCACGGCCGCGGCCGCGCTGGTGATGACGCACGTGTCGCGCTTCTCGGAAGAACTGGTGCTGTGGATGAGCCCGCGGGTCGGCTTCATCGATCTCGCGGACCGCTTCTGCACCGGCTCGTCGATCATGCCGCAGAAGAAGAACCCGGACGTGCCGGAACTCGCGCGCGGCAAGACCGGCCGCGTGAACGGCCATCTGATGGCGCTGCTGACGCTGATGAAGGGCCAGCCGCTCGCGTACAACAAGGACAATCAGGAAGACAAGGAGCCGCTGTTCGACACCGTCGACACGGTCGCGGACACGCTGCGCATCTTCGCGGAGATGGTCGCCGGCATCCGCGTGAAGCCGGACGCGATGCGCGCGGCCGCGTTGCAGGGTTTCTCGACCGCGACCGACCTCGCGGACTACCTGGTGAAGCGCGGGCTGCCGTTCCGCGACGCGCACGAGGCGGTCGCGCATGCGGTGCGGGTCTGCGTCGATCGCAACTGCGACCTCGCGGACCTGACGCTCGACGAGATGCGCGCCGAGTTGCCGGCGGTCGCGCAACTGCTCGGCGACGACGTGTTCGAGGTACTGACGCTCGAAGGCTCGGTCGCGAGCCGCAACCATCCGGGCGGCACCGCGCCGGAGCAGGTGCGCGCGGCGATCGCCGCCGCCCGCGCGGCGCTGAACGCGTCGAAATAA
- a CDS encoding bestrophin family protein: MIVRPRLHWFRMLLAWHGSVLPQLLPRLFLVLCLSIVAVASHDHILRITVNLSTVPFSLIGIALAVFLGFRNNASYDRYWEGRKLWGQLLNESRSLVRQAQTLAPNGGVTPRVRELVNVLCALPHALRHQLRGTDPRDDLARHLPPALLDRVMASRFRPATLLLCASEWVQRGVQLEPRDQRIDGWAVVAFERNLNGLSDVIGGCERIVSTPLPFAYTVMIHRTVYFFCALLPFGLVDSIGWLTPVFAVFVAYAFMAHEAIAAQIEDPFGTEDNDLALGVMSTGIEVALHDLIGDPTTVDTTPPGKRTVLL; encoded by the coding sequence ATGATTGTCCGCCCCCGTCTCCACTGGTTCCGGATGCTGCTCGCGTGGCACGGCTCCGTGCTGCCGCAGCTGCTGCCGCGCCTCTTTCTCGTGCTGTGCCTGTCGATCGTCGCGGTCGCGTCGCACGACCACATCCTGCGGATCACCGTGAACCTGAGCACGGTGCCGTTCTCGCTGATCGGCATCGCGCTCGCGGTGTTCCTCGGCTTTCGCAACAACGCGAGCTACGACCGCTACTGGGAAGGCCGCAAGCTGTGGGGCCAGTTGCTGAACGAGTCGCGCTCGCTGGTGCGCCAGGCGCAGACGCTCGCGCCGAACGGCGGCGTGACGCCGCGCGTGCGCGAGTTAGTCAACGTGCTGTGCGCGCTGCCGCATGCGCTGCGCCATCAGTTGCGCGGCACCGATCCGCGCGACGACCTCGCAAGGCATCTGCCGCCCGCGCTGCTGGACCGCGTGATGGCATCGCGCTTCCGGCCCGCGACGCTGCTGCTGTGCGCCTCCGAATGGGTCCAGCGCGGGGTGCAGCTCGAACCGCGCGACCAGCGGATCGACGGCTGGGCCGTGGTCGCGTTCGAGCGCAACCTGAACGGACTGTCGGATGTGATCGGCGGCTGCGAGCGGATCGTGTCGACGCCGCTGCCGTTCGCGTACACGGTGATGATCCACCGGACCGTCTATTTCTTCTGCGCGCTGCTGCCGTTCGGGCTCGTCGACAGCATCGGCTGGCTCACGCCGGTGTTCGCGGTGTTCGTCGCGTATGCGTTCATGGCGCACGAGGCGATCGCCGCGCAGATCGAGGACCCGTTCGGCACCGAGGACAACGACCTCGCGCTCGGCGTGATGTCCACGGGGATCGAGGTCGCGCTGCACGACCTGATCGGCGACCCGACGACCGTCGACACGACGCCTCCCGGCAAGCGGACGGTTCTGCTGTAG
- a CDS encoding lysozyme inhibitor LprI family protein encodes MKPWTTRLSRRWAAAAVLAAAWLTGAGAAHADVAAADPIDTAMRACLARADRSSTAGQVQCMDEARASWRGAADTALAQLLAKLPAAQKRRWQTSQQRWGAWRDAEDPMLGAVFATTSGSMYVIYEADMRLQPVRDRALALRAQLAQMAPGQRAPRARACSADARCEHATYDLNRYYRRLSARMPAHSRPTLVRAQSAWRAYRDATTPLIDEHARLDLLGARLATLKRLSETVGNH; translated from the coding sequence ATGAAGCCCTGGACGACCCGCCTGTCCCGCCGCTGGGCCGCCGCTGCCGTGCTGGCGGCCGCGTGGCTGACGGGCGCGGGCGCCGCGCACGCGGACGTCGCGGCGGCCGATCCGATCGACACCGCGATGCGCGCGTGTCTCGCGCGCGCGGACCGCTCGTCGACCGCGGGCCAGGTGCAGTGCATGGACGAGGCGCGCGCTTCGTGGCGCGGCGCGGCCGACACCGCGCTCGCGCAACTGCTCGCGAAGCTGCCGGCCGCGCAGAAGCGCCGCTGGCAGACGAGCCAGCAGCGCTGGGGCGCGTGGCGCGATGCGGAGGACCCGATGCTCGGCGCGGTGTTCGCGACGACGAGCGGGTCGATGTACGTGATCTACGAAGCGGACATGCGTTTGCAGCCGGTGCGCGACCGTGCGCTCGCGCTGCGCGCGCAGCTTGCGCAGATGGCGCCGGGGCAGCGTGCGCCGCGCGCGCGGGCGTGTTCGGCCGACGCGCGCTGCGAGCACGCGACCTATGACCTGAACCGCTACTATCGCCGGCTCTCCGCGCGGATGCCCGCGCATTCGCGGCCGACGCTCGTGCGCGCGCAGAGCGCATGGCGCGCTTACCGCGACGCGACGACGCCGCTGATCGACGAACACGCGCGGCTCGACCTGCTCGGCGCGCGGCTCGCGACGCTGAAGCGGTTATCGGAGACGGTCGGGAATCACTAG
- a CDS encoding arginine/lysine/ornithine decarboxylase, translated as MKFRFPVVIIDEDFRSENISGSGIRALAEAIEKEGVEVLGLTSYGDLTSFAQQSSRASCFILSIDDDELLPYVDGSDSVAPDDAPAIVALRAFVEAVRRRNADIPIFLYGETRTSRHLPNDVLRELHGFIHMFEDTPEFVARHIIREAKVYLDALAPPFFKELVQYADEGSYSWHCPGHSGGVAFLKNPLGQMFHQFFGENMLRADVCNAVDELGQLLDHTGPVAASERNAARIFSADHVFFVTNGTSTSNKIVWHATVAPGDVVLVDRNCHKSILHAITMTGAIPVFLTPTRNNFGIIGPIPRDEFKPENIRRKIEANPFAREALAKNPNLKPRILTITQSTYDGVVYNVEMIKDLLGDLLDTLHFDEAWLPHAEFHSFYQDMHAIGADRPRTGALVFATHSTHKLLAGISQASQIVVQDSENSTFDRHRFNEAYLMHTSTSPQYAIIASCDVAAAMMEPPGGTALVEESIAEALDFRRAMRKVDAEYGDDWFFQVWGPEELAEEGIGSRDDWMLRPNDRWHGFGKLAEGFNMLDPIKATIVTPGLDVDGEFGEHGIPAAIVTKYLAEHGIIVEKTGLYSFFIMFTIGITKGRWNSMVTELQQFKDDYDNNQPLWRVLPEFVAQHPAYERIGLRDLCQQIHSVYRANDIARLTTEMYLSDMEPAMKPSDAYAKLVHREIDRVPIDELEGRVTSILLTPYPPGIPLLIPGERFNRTIVNYLRFAREFNERFPGFHTDIHGLVGEMINGRIEYFVDCVRD; from the coding sequence ATGAAGTTTCGTTTTCCCGTCGTCATCATCGACGAAGATTTCCGCTCCGAAAACATCTCGGGCTCCGGCATCCGGGCGCTCGCGGAAGCGATCGAGAAGGAAGGCGTGGAAGTCCTCGGGCTGACGAGCTACGGCGACCTCACGTCGTTCGCGCAGCAGTCGAGCCGCGCGTCGTGCTTCATCCTGTCGATCGACGACGACGAACTGCTGCCGTACGTCGACGGCTCGGACAGCGTCGCGCCGGACGACGCGCCCGCGATCGTCGCGCTGCGCGCGTTCGTCGAGGCGGTGCGCCGCCGCAACGCGGACATCCCGATCTTCCTGTACGGCGAGACGCGCACCTCGCGCCATCTGCCGAACGACGTGCTGCGCGAACTCCACGGCTTCATCCACATGTTCGAGGACACGCCGGAGTTCGTCGCGCGCCACATCATCCGCGAGGCGAAGGTCTATCTGGACGCGCTCGCGCCGCCGTTCTTCAAGGAGCTGGTGCAGTACGCGGACGAAGGCTCGTACTCGTGGCACTGCCCGGGGCACTCGGGCGGCGTCGCGTTCCTGAAGAACCCGCTCGGCCAGATGTTCCACCAGTTCTTCGGCGAGAACATGCTGCGCGCGGACGTCTGCAACGCGGTCGACGAACTCGGCCAGCTGCTCGACCACACCGGCCCGGTCGCGGCGTCGGAGCGCAACGCGGCGCGCATCTTCAGCGCGGACCACGTGTTCTTCGTGACGAACGGCACGTCCACGTCGAACAAGATCGTCTGGCACGCGACGGTCGCGCCCGGCGACGTCGTGCTGGTGGACCGCAACTGCCACAAGTCGATCCTGCACGCGATTACGATGACCGGCGCGATCCCGGTGTTCCTCACGCCGACCCGCAACAACTTCGGCATCATCGGCCCGATTCCGCGCGACGAGTTCAAGCCGGAGAACATCCGCCGCAAGATCGAGGCGAATCCGTTCGCGCGCGAGGCGCTCGCGAAGAACCCGAACCTGAAGCCGCGCATCCTGACGATCACGCAGAGCACGTACGACGGCGTCGTGTACAACGTCGAGATGATCAAGGACCTGCTCGGCGACCTGCTCGACACGCTGCACTTCGACGAAGCGTGGCTGCCGCACGCGGAGTTCCACTCGTTCTACCAGGACATGCACGCGATCGGCGCGGACCGTCCGCGCACCGGCGCGCTGGTGTTCGCGACGCACTCGACGCACAAGCTGCTCGCGGGCATCTCGCAGGCGTCGCAGATCGTCGTGCAGGATTCGGAGAACAGCACGTTCGACCGCCATCGCTTCAACGAGGCGTACCTGATGCACACGTCGACGAGCCCGCAGTACGCGATCATCGCGTCGTGCGACGTCGCGGCCGCGATGATGGAGCCGCCGGGCGGCACCGCGCTCGTCGAGGAGTCGATCGCGGAGGCGCTCGACTTCCGCCGCGCGATGCGCAAGGTCGATGCCGAGTACGGCGACGACTGGTTCTTCCAGGTGTGGGGTCCGGAGGAGCTGGCCGAGGAGGGCATCGGCTCGCGCGACGACTGGATGCTGCGCCCGAACGACCGCTGGCACGGCTTCGGCAAGCTGGCCGAAGGCTTCAACATGCTCGACCCGATCAAGGCGACGATCGTGACGCCGGGCCTCGACGTGGACGGCGAGTTCGGCGAACACGGGATTCCGGCCGCGATCGTCACGAAGTATCTGGCCGAGCACGGGATCATCGTCGAGAAGACCGGGCTGTACTCGTTCTTCATCATGTTCACGATCGGCATCACGAAGGGCCGCTGGAACTCGATGGTCACCGAACTCCAGCAGTTCAAGGACGACTACGACAACAACCAGCCGCTGTGGCGCGTGCTGCCCGAGTTCGTGGCGCAGCATCCGGCATACGAGCGCATCGGCCTGCGCGACCTGTGCCAGCAGATCCACAGCGTGTACCGCGCGAACGACATCGCGCGCCTGACGACCGAGATGTACCTGTCCGACATGGAGCCGGCGATGAAGCCGTCCGACGCGTACGCGAAGCTCGTGCACCGCGAGATCGACCGCGTGCCGATCGACGAACTCGAAGGCCGCGTGACGTCGATCCTGTTGACGCCGTATCCGCCGGGCATCCCGCTTCTGATCCCGGGCGAGCGGTTCAACCGGACGATCGTGAACTACCTGCGTTTCGCGCGCGAGTTCAACGAGCGTTTCCCCGGCTTCCACACGGACATCCACGGGCTCGTCGGCGAGATGATCAACGGCCGCATCGAGTACTTCGTGGACTGCGTGCGCGACTGA
- the dcd gene encoding dCTP deaminase produces the protein MAIKSDKWIRRMAEQHKMIEPFVRDQVRTSEDGRKIVSYGTSSYGYDIRCADEFKIFTNINSTIVDPKNFDEKSFVDFKGDVCIIPPNSFALARTVEYFRIPRTVLTVCLGKSTYARCGIIVNVTPFEPEWEGYVTLEFSNTTPLPAKIYANEGVAQVLFFESDEVCEVSYADRGGKYQGQHGVTLPKT, from the coding sequence ATGGCAATCAAATCCGACAAGTGGATCCGGCGCATGGCCGAACAGCACAAGATGATCGAGCCGTTCGTGCGCGATCAGGTCCGCACGTCGGAGGACGGCCGCAAGATCGTCAGCTACGGCACGTCGAGCTACGGCTACGACATCCGCTGCGCGGACGAATTCAAGATCTTCACGAACATCAACTCGACGATCGTCGATCCGAAGAATTTCGACGAGAAGTCGTTCGTCGACTTCAAGGGCGACGTCTGCATCATCCCGCCGAACTCGTTCGCGCTCGCGCGCACCGTCGAATACTTCCGGATTCCGCGCACCGTGCTGACGGTCTGCCTCGGCAAGTCCACCTATGCGCGCTGCGGGATCATCGTGAACGTGACGCCGTTCGAGCCCGAATGGGAGGGCTACGTGACGCTCGAATTCTCGAATACGACACCATTGCCTGCGAAAATCTACGCGAACGAGGGCGTCGCGCAGGTGCTCTTCTTCGAAAGCGACGAGGTCTGCGAGGTGTCCTACGCGGACCGCGGCGGCAAATACCAGGGGCAGCACGGCGTCACGCTGCCGAAGACGTGA
- a CDS encoding superoxide dismutase family protein, translated as MGKGIDRQIALAFVVGAAACALLGGCSSFLRPQEKRADAQLLPTVGNQATGTVTFIERSDGVQVSYSLTSLPPDSDHALQIHERGDCNAADASSAGPVFSPAAERLRAGARVEGDLGNIHADSTGVATGFLVAPDVSLDGIRSVLQRAVIVHRDAIDPYAYPQRGTGTALACGVIRQQ; from the coding sequence ATGGGAAAGGGAATCGACAGGCAGATAGCGCTTGCATTCGTCGTGGGAGCGGCCGCGTGCGCGCTGCTCGGCGGATGCAGCAGCTTTCTGCGGCCGCAGGAGAAGCGCGCCGACGCGCAACTGCTGCCCACTGTCGGCAACCAGGCGACCGGCACCGTGACCTTCATCGAACGCTCCGACGGCGTCCAGGTGAGCTACAGCCTGACCTCGCTGCCGCCGGACAGCGACCACGCGCTGCAGATCCACGAGCGCGGCGACTGCAATGCCGCCGACGCGTCGAGCGCCGGCCCGGTGTTTTCGCCAGCCGCCGAGCGGCTGCGCGCCGGCGCGCGCGTCGAGGGCGACCTCGGCAACATCCACGCGGATTCGACCGGCGTCGCGACCGGCTTCCTCGTCGCGCCGGACGTGTCGCTCGACGGCATCCGCTCGGTGCTGCAACGCGCGGTGATCGTCCACCGCGACGCAATCGATCCGTATGCGTATCCGCAGCGCGGCACCGGCACCGCGCTCGCGTGCGGCGTGATCCGCCAGCAGTGA
- the apbC gene encoding iron-sulfur cluster carrier protein ApbC, with translation MSLDRALVDAALAALTDPTTGRPYAADKGVRNVTVDGGAVGVEIVLGYPAKSLFGTVRQQVEAALAAVPGVSESRVSVRQDIAAHTVQRGVKLLPNVKNIVAVASGKGGVGKSTTAVNLALALAAEGASVGLLDADIYGPSLPMMLGIEGRPESPDDKSMNPMTGHGVQANSIGFLIEQDNPMVWRGPMATSALEQLLRQTNWRDLDYLVVDMPPGTGDIQLTLAQRVPVTGAVIVTTPQDIALLDAKKGLKMFEKVGIPILGIVENMAVHICSNCGHEEHVFGTGGAERMSREYGVEVLGSLPLDIGIREQADAGRPTVVADPDGRIAHAYRAIARRVAVQIAERARDMTSKFPSIVVQNT, from the coding sequence ATGAGCTTAGATCGGGCCTTGGTCGACGCCGCACTTGCGGCGCTGACGGATCCCACCACCGGCCGCCCTTATGCAGCCGACAAGGGCGTGCGCAACGTGACGGTCGACGGCGGCGCCGTCGGCGTCGAGATCGTGCTCGGCTATCCGGCGAAGAGCCTGTTCGGCACGGTGCGCCAGCAGGTCGAGGCGGCGCTCGCCGCGGTGCCGGGCGTGTCGGAAAGCCGCGTCTCGGTGCGGCAGGACATCGCCGCGCATACGGTGCAGCGCGGCGTGAAGCTGCTGCCGAACGTGAAGAACATCGTTGCGGTGGCATCCGGCAAGGGCGGCGTCGGCAAGAGCACGACCGCCGTGAATCTCGCGCTCGCGCTCGCGGCCGAGGGCGCGTCGGTCGGCCTGCTGGACGCGGACATCTACGGCCCGTCGCTGCCGATGATGCTGGGCATCGAGGGCCGCCCGGAGTCGCCGGATGACAAATCGATGAACCCGATGACCGGCCACGGCGTGCAGGCGAATTCGATCGGTTTCCTGATCGAGCAGGACAACCCGATGGTGTGGCGCGGCCCGATGGCGACGTCCGCGCTCGAACAGCTGCTGCGTCAGACGAACTGGCGCGATCTCGACTACCTGGTCGTCGACATGCCGCCCGGCACCGGCGACATCCAGCTGACGCTCGCGCAGCGCGTGCCGGTGACCGGCGCGGTGATCGTGACGACGCCGCAGGACATCGCGCTGCTCGATGCGAAGAAGGGCCTCAAGATGTTCGAGAAGGTCGGCATTCCGATCCTCGGCATCGTCGAGAACATGGCCGTGCACATCTGCTCGAACTGCGGCCACGAGGAGCACGTGTTCGGCACCGGCGGCGCGGAGCGGATGAGCCGCGAATACGGCGTCGAGGTGCTCGGCAGCCTGCCGCTCGACATCGGCATTCGCGAGCAGGCCGACGCGGGCCGCCCGACCGTCGTCGCGGACCCGGACGGCCGCATTGCGCATGCGTATCGCGCGATCGCGCGTCGCGTCGCGGTGCAGATCGCGGAGCGCGCGCGCGACATGACGTCGAAGTTCCCGAGCATCGTCGTGCAGAACACCTGA